A section of the Capsicum annuum cultivar UCD-10X-F1 unplaced genomic scaffold, UCD10Xv1.1 ctg4207, whole genome shotgun sequence genome encodes:
- the LOC107877005 gene encoding flower-specific defensin — protein MARSIYFMAFLVLAMTLFVANGVQGYNICKTKSKKFEGLCFLDSSCRKVCVEQENFEDGHCSKLRRLCLCTKLCVFDNIPNDVGTILVQDAKTLEAQLLEEELLRV, from the exons ATGGCTCGTTCCATTTACTTCATGGCATTTCTTGTCTTGGCAATGACACTCTTTGTTGCCAATG GGGTGCAAGGTTATAACATTTGCAaaacaaaaagcaaaaaattCGAAGGATTATGTTTTCTCGACTCTTCATGTAGAAAAGTTTGCGTCGAGCAGGAGAACTTTGAAGATGGTCATTGTAGCAAACTTCGGCGATTGTGCCTATGCACTAAGCTATGTGTATTTGATAATATTCCTAATGATGTTGGAACTATTTTGGTTCAGGATGCTAAAACTCTCGAAGCACAATTGCTTGAAGAAGAGCTTCTCAGGGTgtaa